In the genome of Excalfactoria chinensis isolate bCotChi1 chromosome 20, bCotChi1.hap2, whole genome shotgun sequence, the window ATCACCAAAGACAACCTAACTGAGAAGCCATGCATATTACACTACTAAACAAAACTCATGACTTAATCAGTTTGAATTTATGAACTTGAATTAGTAGTGATGTGACTCAACTTACAAGACAACTTGCCCTTAAGACCAACGCTCACCAAGCTGAATTCCAGAACCCAATGCTGTTgatttcacaaaataaatgaacagcTTAGATCGGAAGCAACCTCAAAATCACCCAGATCCAACCCTGATGCTATGGGTGAGGTTGTTAACCACTATATCAGACActtgatcaggttgctcagtgaCTTAGTGAAATCATCATCACCATAAATAGATTCAATTGCTTTCaacttctttcctcctcttcctttcctcccgTAAAAGGCCCACCTACGTATGCCAAGCTGCAGCATACTGTAAGAAATGCATAGATAACCCAGCTCATTTAAGTCGAGATTAGAGCATTGCTCAGAGCAATTGTGAATGACATATTACTAACCCCCATGAGAATATTTCTAATAGACATACAGCagtaaagaaactgaaagcttCTCACCACAATCTTGCTATTTACCTTTATATATATCCTAATCAAGCTAGCAGTCTGAACACCATACTGTGTAGTAAAGAACTGTAAATAGACAAAGCAGCCTGGTTCTCCTATTTGCTTTCATTGCCTTTACTCAGGAGAACaagttaaaaagaataaaaaaaatataaagcagtGTTGATTGGCCCCTTTTTCCCCtgctaataaaaatgttatctgTTAAGCCTTCTCATTTCATGTCAAGTATACAAACACCACCACATCAACCAAAGTAATCAGCTACAATAACCCTCAATAGCGATCATGGAAAATAGAGCTAGCTCTGCCATCTAGCGGTGCTGTGGTTCAACCTGGCAGCcgctcagcactgcacacctGCTTGCTCACCCTCCCTAGTTGAGATGGGGAGGAGAACTGCAAAGGTACCAGTGCAAGAACTCACTGGCTGACACAAAGACAGGTTAAGAGGTGAAGCCAAAGCTTAGCTTTACATTTTTGCTGCAGTTCCTTGGGGAGACAAATACCATCACTCTACACTTACAGCAAAGTAATGCAAtatattattacattttttaatgagTATAGAGAAATTACTCTGAAGCTTACTTTGAAAAGATGACCATGAGcttcttcctgtttttcctgGGTTCTGAGTCTTCCTCAAACTCTTCCATCTCTTTTCCCAGAAAAACTTCTTGATGAAATTCTTTGTTGAGATGCCCGTCCATCTCCATTTTGACCCCATTCAAATGATCTGGAGGCAAGATCTCATTCTCATCCTTGCTGTCAGCTGGCTTCTCTTTGAGGGCCGAATTATTTGCAGGCCTTGCATAAACATCCAtcagaagaaatacaaacagaagGGACAAATAGAGAGATCCCAAACCGCAGAGAAAGGCCTGCCTTGACATCATTGTTTTTCCTTCGTATTTAATCAGCCAGTATTCTGAATaacctaaaaacaaaaaggaaaaaaacacaatcaAGTTAAAAACTGCAGAACATCACGTCATTAATAAAACTTCTCCCCAAGCCCAGAAGAGCATATAAACAAATATAGTAAAAGAGGCTTCTTGGGGGAGAGCACTGGCCTCTCAGTGGGGCCCTGGACAGTCTGACCTGGTTGGGAGCACCCAGTCCATAGTAAAGGTTGGAAATGGATGGGTTTTAGGGTTACTTTCAATCCAAATTATTCTAAGACTCTCTGAACATAAAGCCTTATTAAAAGAAACATATGCAATAAGAAACAGTGTCAGATCTCAGCCTGCGTGTGGCTGTAATCTCTATCAGAGGAGCCACGTACGAGTTCACAGGCCTCAAAGACAGAGAGTTCCCCCCCAGTTCCCCACATACTCATACATGGACATGGAGGGCGCATCCAACCGGGGTAGGCCTGGCGTGGCGCTCCACTAACGCTATCATACCCTCAGAACCGTAACAGAGCGGTCCTTTGCGGCCTCGCCACCCTTCCAACCATCTCACCCCTCAGCTCCGGTACCTGTCCGGGACGCGGCGGCTCCTCATGCCCAGCCCGtctccttccagcacagcaaagagatACAAACAAACCCCGCCGCCCGTTCCCACCCCTCAGGAGGTTACAGCCACAGAGACACGACCGGGACGAACCAGCGCTGCGCCGGAAGTACGTCACACGCCGTACGTGGGTGAAGGGTGGTGGCTGCCATCTTGGAGTCGGGCGGGAGGCAGGCTGTGGGCCTTTGGGCTGCCATTTCCCCTCTTGGCTCTGTCTCCTGTAGCCAGATTTCGAGGTCTTGATAAAGACGGAAGGCAGAATCCCTGCTGTTGTGGCACCGAGTGTATTTATTCATACTCGGCTGCTAAACCTTGTGAAACGAGATCCATTTACATATCAAACAGCTCTCCTCGCTCCCTCCGCGCCCGCCCCAGCGGCCTACGTGGCGCAGCGATCCCTTAACCAAAATGGCGGCGCCGCTTCGCCTGCCCTGTTCCAAGATGGctgccgccgtgcgccgccgtgtGTGGGCCGGGGCGGGAGGCGGGGCCGCGCCAcacggcggcggcgggcggagcggcAGGGGCTTCGCGCAGCGGGGTCGTGCCGGAGGCCCAGCAGGTAGGGGGGGCTTGAGCCGGTGCTTCTCTGCTCTCGAAAAGGCTGTTAGGTGCCGTGGAAGGGCAGGCAAAGCGCGGTGAGGGCTCCCGCAGGAAGCTTGTCCCCTCTCGGAGGCCGtacccagctcagctgctgccgTTCCCGCCTAAATTTGTGGTGTTGTGTGTGAGGGGGGAGTCCGGGCCTCGAGGCCTGCAGGCTCCATGAAGCTGCTGCGCCTGCTGTGCCGCCACAAGACGGCCCTGGGGCTGGGAGGCCTGTCTCTCTTTGCCGTGGTTCTGCTCTACCTGGCCAAGTGCACCTCCGAAGGCCTACGGCCACTACCAGCCCCCCGCGGGTTACCCCACCAGCAGCCCCCTCCGCCATGGGGTGCCAGGGGGCCGCCCGCCATCCCGCCGCCCTCCTCACCTCAGGAGTCGGCCTTCTTGGCGGTGCTCATCACCAGCGGCCCCAAGTACACCGAGCGCCGCAGCATCATCCGCAGCACGTGGCTGGCAGCGGCCGGCCGACCTCCTCACCACAACGTCTGGAGCCGTTTCGTCATTGGCACGGGTGGGTTGGGGGCTGAAGAGCTGCGGAGCCTGGAGCTGGAGCAAAGCCGCCATAGGGATCTCCTTCTCCTGCCAGAGCTGAGGGATTCCTACGAGAACTTGACCGCCAAAGTGCTGGCCACGTACATCTGGTTGGATCTGCACCTTGATTTCCAGTTCGCCTTGAAGGCCGACGATGATACGTTTGTACGTTTGGATGTGCTGGTGGAAGATCTGAGAGCCAAAGAGCCGCGTCGCCTCTATTGGGGTTTCTTTTCTGGCCGCGGTCGAGTGAAATCTGGTGGCAAATGGAAAGAGAGTGCCTGGGTGCTCTGTGACTACTATCTGCCCTATGCCCTAGGTGGAGGTTATGTGCTTTCTGCGGATCTGGTGCACTATCTGCGGATCAACAGAGACTACCTGAATATGTGGCAGAGTGAGGATGTCTCCCTGGGAGTCTGGCTGGCTCCTATCGATGTCAAAAGAGTGCACGATCCTCGTTTTGACACTGAGTATAAGTCACGGGGTTGCAACAATAAGTACATAGTAACGCATAAGCAAAGCATCGAGGACATGCTGGAAAAGCACCAGACCTTGGCTAAAGAAGGGAAGCTCTGTAAGGAGGAGGTTAAGCTCAGGCTTTCCTACATGTATGACTGGGGAGTGCCACCTTCCCAGTGTTGCCAAAGGAAGGATGGCATCCCCTGAAAttctgaggaaggaaaaggcagattATTACGGGACTCTCTGAGCTGGGTTACTGTTATCTGGGGAGAATCCCAATAACTAGGGCTTAAAAATTACTCAAAAGATTTTGCACGTTTCATTACGTCACAATCAATGAAACCCTGAAACTCCTGAGAGCTACTGGTGTGGCATGATGTAAAGCTGTTTATAAAAGAGCAAGATATGACAAAAACCTGGAAAGGCTCGCGTTACAGGATTGAAGGCAAATAATAGGTTGCAAGACGGATAGTAGAGAATTCTGGGGGAGGTAACTTGGATCAAAAGCTGCTAGAAATTTTATAACAGGTTCTGTGATATATTTGCTAAAGATCGTAGCAGGCCTTTACACTATAAGATCGTGAAACTAACatctggtatttatttattggcaagAAACAATTGTCAGCTTGGCGAGGTTTGAAAACTCGAGTGCAGCCGCAGATTGGTTGCTCTTGCCAGTGGGAACAGGTGTCTGTCACAGGCATTCAAGTAAGGAGAACGATATTACACCAGATATTCATGTTAGGGGAGGGAGAGTCTGTCTGTTCTTTGAAGAGTGCTTTACAAGAATAGAATTCCTAGACCTTTCTGTGtaatttgtcttgttttgttgttattttaaagacatCTTGTACATAAATTATCTGGCAGCTACAGAGTAAATCTATTTAGAAAGGTGGATGAGTTACATACAGCACTTGGCAGGTATATTATTTGGGGGCACATAGTTATGCTACAAAGCTAGTTTTTGGTTTAGGCATAGGTGTTGTTCTTAGCTTATTGTCCACACCCAGTACGTCTGAAGAAGCATTCCACTCAAACAGCAAATAATCCCAGTACATCACATTCAGATATTGTAGCCTTTGGACTTATATTATTCTAGAGCACTTGGGTACAACATACATTAGCAGGATTGGGTCTCAGTGGAGGGTATTCGGAAGTCAAATTGGATTGCCCTAATTTGGATAGCTCAGATAAGACAGCAAACTCTCTATATAGTCAAGATTATCATTTACAGGCTGCTCTAGTTATCAATTAGAGGAAGGGTGATGATTTTTCCCTTAAATTTTGAGGGCAgccttttctcctgtttcaggagctgcacagTGCTCTAAGGAAACAAACTCCCTGACAGCCCCATTCCCTCTTTCACCCCAGTAGTATCTCCTAGGGGAACAAAAGATAATTTTACTGAAGGTCTAAGTTAATTACTCAAGTGATATGTCAGTAAATAGGATTATTTCCCTTCACCCTGTTTGCTGTACAAAGAATTCTAGCTCTGACAGAGCTTGTCAGCATCGAGCACAATACTGAGCAGTAAACACAGACTGGACTTTTCTCTACTAGTAGAACAGATCACTTACACAATTTCAACCTCGAGCTTTTAGGCAAGCCTGTAATTCCAACCCTTTTGAATGGCAGATGCTCCGGATCTTTCAGGATGAGCAGTTTTTACTTCTGTGCCTGAATGGCACGTTCCCAGCCATCAGTTTTGCTGGTTGTTGCACGCAGCACTTTCATACAGTTCCCAtgatttcctcctctttccGGTCTTGTGTCTGCTCTCACCTGCAGGAAGGCACaaattgcaaaggaagaaaacaaaacattgccaGTATCTTTAGTTTCCATTTCTTAAATTAGCAAGTTAGCAACTCATACCAAAGGAATAGAGgatgttattttgttattcttctCTTGTTTTGATTAAATTACTGGGGATTAAGAAGAATCTTCTGTAAAGGATGATTCCCTAGTATGAAAATTGGAGTGAATCCAGCTTCCCTCTGAAACAGATTTAACAAGATACTGGAAATAAGTTATTTTAGCACGTATCCATTCCCAATGCATGTCCACGTATTGACAGGCAGATGTGCTTTTCAGCAAGTCCTATCATTGCAAAACAATTTAATACAAGTCCTATCATTGCAAAACAATTTAATACAAGTCCTATCATTGCAAAACAATTTAATACAAGTCCTATCATTGCAAAACAATTTAATACAAGTCCTATCATTGCAAAACAATACTAAACAGGAAGTTGAAATCGGTTCTAGCATCTTACAAATACCTACTTGTTATTTGGGGTCAAGCAgtattgtgtgtatatatgtgatTAAATGCCTGTAATGTgagtatttatatatattggAAACGTGTTACGTGTAGGAAAAGTAAGGTAGTTAAGTGTCATGTTTTAAATTCGTTTACAGAAGTATTTCAGTGTCCATGAGAGTTGTGTACCAAGCAGTGCTTGAGATTGTTGGTGTATAGGCTGTTATTTCCAGTCCTGGGATCTGAAGAGTGGGCCAGAAATCCGCTGTGTGTCAGCACCTAAAGCCACGTTGGTGGGAGTTGTTTACAGTGTTGACTTGGGTGCTTACCTGCCCCTGACAGCTGTCACGGGGGGTGAGTCTCCTTCTGATCTCTGACCCATTGAAAACACGATGCACACAAATACTTGAGAGTTGTGAAGTTCTCTTGGGTGGTTTCTTACACCTTCTTTATTATATCAGAATAATGAGCACTTCAGCTTTTCTGGGTATCAGTGATGACAGTGATGCACTCTCGTGCAGGCTTCAGTGTGTAAGAAGGAGTAGCTAAATCATTCCTACAGTTTCAATTAGAAAACCAAACTGACAGATATCATTCCTCAAGCTCAGTGCTTCTTTTCCTAGCTGTCTAGTCTTGTCCATGTGATGCTTGCTCAAATACAGCCCCTGCATGTCGTGCTTCTGACAAACAATATGTTTTCTGTAGTTGAAATACCTCATTTTGAACGTTTCAATCTgtatttcttatcttttaaCGCTGCGTCTGGGGGTGGGGATCTCCATTTAGTGCTAGCTTAGCAGATtaagagcacagcagggcaggtgATTAAGGTTTGCATTTCTATTGCTTACTGTTCGGCTCCAGCATCAGAGTTGAAACATGTTCTTGCTATTGCTGCCTGCCTGACAAACTGTCAACACCTCTCCTGCTCTGTGTTTAATTTAGAGCACGCTGCCTGCAAGACTCCCATCTGTTGCCACACGTACCTGTGCAAGATGTGCTTTTGCCCTGGAACTGGATCTACTTTATGGCAACATAACATGCCTGCTGTTACTTTCTAATACAGTCCACTTAGGTAGCGTCCAGTAAAACATGGAGCTAGAGCTCTTCCCTATGGTCTACATGAAGCTGAAGGATTCTATGTGATAAGTGTGCCTTTATGAAATGGAATGGGGTTACTGTGCTGAGTATATTTTAAACAGTGGAATGAAATTgcacattttgtttctgcagctaTAAACTTGCTGTTTGGGAGTAGGGAGCAGCACAGTATTAGCTCAGCATTTACATAGGGAATAAACTGCTAGAAACGTGTGATTGATGATGACAACATTGGTAACTGTGTAAGTATATTGTATAGGTATTTATGTCCCTCCATACATGCTGTTATTGGCCAAAGGGGTCTGTGAGctgtgatttttaattaaaaaaaaattacttttgctGTAGAGGtgactgcttgtcctgcttaACAAGTATAATACAATGCTAGGATTGCTTAGTAACATGCAATCTTCTATTCTACAGAAACGATAATTTCAATGGCAAATCAAGTTTATGAGATCTTGTCCTTTGCAAACCTAGCACAGTTGGTAAAACCACATTTGAAGCCCCGTTCACTTTGAGATATACATTGAGCCCACATGCTGCCTGGAGCCATAGCAGAACAACCTTCAGTTCTTGGTCTCCATCGGTTTCTGAGGAAGGCATGGAGAAATGGGCTGGA includes:
- the B3GALT6 gene encoding beta-1,3-galactosyltransferase 6 yields the protein MKLLRLLCRHKTALGLGGLSLFAVVLLYLAKCTSEGLRPLPAPRGLPHQQPPPPWGARGPPAIPPPSSPQESAFLAVLITSGPKYTERRSIIRSTWLAAAGRPPHHNVWSRFVIGTGGLGAEELRSLELEQSRHRDLLLLPELRDSYENLTAKVLATYIWLDLHLDFQFALKADDDTFVRLDVLVEDLRAKEPRRLYWGFFSGRGRVKSGGKWKESAWVLCDYYLPYALGGGYVLSADLVHYLRINRDYLNMWQSEDVSLGVWLAPIDVKRVHDPRFDTEYKSRGCNNKYIVTHKQSIEDMLEKHQTLAKEGKLCKEEVKLRLSYMYDWGVPPSQCCQRKDGIP